The sequence acctggcctcctggtATTGTCTTGTGTTCTTTTCTGCGGGCTTTAGTAATACTAAGGTTGAGCCAGATGATCTCCAAATTAATAAGTAGTCTTGATCAAATCTTTGTTTTATGTGttaatcatatatataatttgcatACATAGCATATGTGTGCTCCATTACATTTATGATTACAAATATGTTCCCTCCTTTGATCAGAGCAAATGAATTCTGGGTCTCAGTTTGGAATTATTGTTATATAACTTCTTTAGTTTTCTCTCACCACTTAGTTGTTGCTCTCACAGGAGAGGGTAGCTGGACAAATAAGAgtaaataggggccgggtggtggcgcacctaggggagcgcacatgtcacagtgtacaaggacccaggatcgagcctCCAATCCctgcctgtaaggggaaagctttgtgagtggtgaagtagggctgcaggtatctctctgtctctctccctctctatcacccctcccctcttgatttctggctgtctccatctaacaaataaataaagataatacaaaaaaaatttttttaaaagagtaaataACCTGGTAAAGTTCTTTGCCCTTTTCAACAGTTTTGACACTGACAAGGTCCATCCTACTTTCATAACTGGTAGCATCTGTTTATATGAGCACATTATATTAGTTCACATTGCCTTATTTTGAATAGTGTTGCTGAAGGACCATTTATTACTGGAGAAAACATTGACACTTCCAGCGACCTAATGCTGGCTCAGATGCTACAGATGGAATTTGACAGAGAATATGATGCACAGCTTAGgcgtgaagaaaaaaaattcaatggaGATAGCAAAGGTACTACGATCTTATTGTGACAGCACCATTGGGTAGAAAAAAGTGCTTGCTAACATCTATCTAAGTGAATCTTCAACTATTCTTGTTTTTGAAGTTTCCATCTCCTTTGAAAATTACCGAAAAGTACATCCTTATGAAGACAGTGATAGCTCTGAAGATGAGGTTGATTGGCAAGATACCCGTGATGATCCTTACAGACCAGGTACTGatgcctttctctccttccttctttctttttcccagagcactgctcagctctggctaatggtggtgctggggattgaaccattgaacctggggctttagagcctcaggcatgagagtctctttacataaacattatgctatataTACCTGCCCTcttgttttataaataatatttggTTTATGTATTGATTGAGAGATCAGAGCAGTGtccaactttggtttatggtgatgctggggattgtacctgggacttcagagctttggacatgaaagtcttttgcataaccattatgctatctccccagccctacttttctttttctttcttttttttttccctactttcttttttttaaccagagcactgatcagctatggcttggggggagggggacagggagagagattccacccgggactttggagcctcagatatgagagtctctttgcataaccattacactgtcctACCCCTtcccctacttttatttttttagtggggCTATAGAAAAAGTAAGTTTTCCATTGAATCCTTGCGTCTTATATTTAATTCTAATTTGGCGATTTACTGTTAGATTAAATATCTTTTCAGATAATGTTGACTGTAACAGTTTAGTCTgctatttttacatttttgacTTGTTTTAATCACCTTTAGCAAAACCTGTTCCTACTCCCAAAAAGGGTTTTATTGGTAAAGGAAAAGATATTACCACCAAACATGACGAAGTAGTATGTGGAAGAAAGAACACAGCCAGAATGGAAAATGTAAGTAATAGAGAgtattatctctctttttaaaaatacttatttatttgttttaatgaaaaagatacagaTAGAACGATAGACACACCAACTGactgatcagagcactgctcaactctggtttatggtgttgctggggattgaaactgggatctcaaagcctcagaaatgaaaaatcttgggtgggagtagatagcataatggttatgcaaacagactctcatacctgaggctccaaagtcccatgttccaaAGTCcaaagtccctgcaccaccataagccagagctgagcagtgctcttgtaaaaaaaaaaggggggggggtgctgggtggtgacacacctgattgagtgcacgttacaatgcacaaggacccaggttcgagtcccccatccccatctgaagaaggaaagctttgcaagtggtgaaacagcgcggcaggtgtttctctatctcccctttccttcttgatttctggctacctctatccagtagataaagaaaatctttaaaaattattttaagggagttgagtggtagcacagcgggttaagcacacatggtgcaaagtgcaaggaccggcataaggatctcagtttgagccccccggctccccacctgcaggagagttgcttcacaagcagtgaagcaggtctacaggtgtctgtctttctctcctcctgtgttcccttcctgtctccatttctctctgtcttatccaacaatgataacatcaataacaacagtaaaacaacaagggcaacaaaaggaaataaatatttttttaaaaatggaataatGAAAGTTTCGCAtatacattatgctgtctccccagcctgagagTATTATCTCTAAATCAGGGGCTTATTAAAATAAGTTGAAAATATAAGGTGATGTATGCagtttcttaaataaaactgTTGCTAGCAAGGTAGCTCACTTCCATCGTatgcttgcttttttaaaaaatttttttaaagattttatttatttattaatgagaaagataggagaagagagagaaagaatcagacattactctggtacatgcactgcggaggatcgaactccggacctcatgcatgagcgagcgtccaatactttatccgctgtgccacctcccagaccactgtatgcttgctttgtcatgctcatGACTCAGGATCAAGCCTGGACACCCACCCCTACCCTACTGGAggaagtactgtggtgtctttctctgtctctgattttttttttcctctggaaaaATTGGCCtgtagcagtgaagccccagtaacaaaaaaagactaagaaataataatactaatgctACGATTCCTGTTGTTTATTAGCAGgtgcctttgttttttctttaatgtctGTGTGTTGTGTTTTCATTGCATGCACATGTATTGAATAGGGAATTTGTTCCAAATAAAGATAGAATTcactgttttttggttttgctctCCACATTTTAAAGTATTCTGATGCTGATTCTTATTTGGCAGTTTGCACCTGGATTTCAGGTAGGCGATGGGATTGGCATGGATTTAAAGCTCTCAAACCATGTTTTCAATGCTTTAAAACAACACGCCTACTCAGAGCAACGTCGAAGTGCCCGTCTCCATGAGAAAAAGGAGCATTCTACTGCAGTAAGTATCTTACATTTTTCTTCAGTAGAAATATTCAACTAGAAAACttcacatttgattttttttttttgtgagaataACTTTTCAGATCAAGTATGTAAATAAAATCCAAGCTTTGCTAGTTGACTTTTTAGATTCATTGTAATAATTATTAGTCACTTATTCAAAATTAATAGTTTAGGGTGATCCTCATTCGCGCTGTCTAGTTTAAATTGCATATGACTGTTCAAATGTTTAAGATGATTATTATAATGCAGTGTGATATATAACATTGTTAAATAAGTATTAATAATCATATAGTGTAGTGATTCATATAAAACAATAATACTAGTGTGTTAGCTTATAAAGTCAATACAGTAACTAGGTAATACAAATACTATTGAATATATTAATTAgatttataatataataatatgatAAGATGTTACAGTCTTTGAAGATAGAATCATTTTGACTGAGCTACTAATTCTTTTAGATATTTACTTTTAAAGACATTATAACTAGAGGAATTAATTATACCTTGTCGAAACTCCTTTATAAGTACTACATATACACAAATTAAATGATAAAAGTTAATAAGCACATATTTGTTGCATAGGGTAGATATTAGAAATGgttcagaaaatattttatgatttaaaggtcatttttactTAATACTTTGTCTTTTCCAGGAAAAAGCAGTTGACCCCAAGACACGTTTACTCATGTATAAAATGGTCAACTCTGGAATGCTGGAGACAATCACTGGCTGTATTAGTACAGGAAAGGAATCTGTTGTCTTTCATGCATATGGAGGGAGGTaaattggtgaaatatagtactTGCACATCAACAGAAACTTACTCTTTCTACCTATTGTAATGCACTTACAcaaaattagatttttaaaaaatatttcttaatctttatttacatattattggatagagacagagaaaagagagagagacacctgcagtccttgcttcaccacttgtgaagctttccccctacaggtggggaccagggaattgaacctggggaacctgggtccttatgcactgtaatgtgtgcacttaaccaggttcaccaccacctggcccctacacaaaattaaatttaatgttaatagtaattttaaatgtattatagAAAGACTAGACAGTATAAAGGATTGATAAAGAAAAACACAATCATCCTAATGCCACCATCCAGTGGTAACCATATATATTCCACTAgcgtttttattttcccttatttttcattatttttcactATTGCAATTATATACGGATAGCCCTAAGTGGCAGGATGAAATTTGAATATGGACTTGCCCCCCCATATCCATGATCTTACCACTATTAGACCCTTTGGTATTAAGCTAGGAGGAGGGTACTGAGTacccagggaaatagctcaattggtAGAGGCTTGGACATGAGATTTCTAACATTCCTGCtccaattcctggcactgcatatactaGAATGGTGCTCTGGGGAAGCTTCTGGATAAGTCTGCCTCCTTTAAGTCTATGCAGTCTAATAGTAAGAAAATAGAatacaggggccgggcggtagtgcagcatttaagcacacatggcacaaagcacaaggactgctatAAGGAtacccgtttgagcccccagcttctcacctgcagaggggttgcttcacaagcagtgaagcaggtctgcatgtgtctgtctgtctttctcttccccctctgtcttccccatctctctcgatttctctctgtcctatacaaggacgacaacaataatagtaacgacaagggcaacagaaggggaaagaaatggcctccaggagcagtggattcatagcataggcactgagccccagcaatgaccctggaggcaaaataaatatttaaaaaagaaagaaaatagaatacaCAGAAGCCTGTCACATAAAGCTGAGTCATTCAGGGATCTAAGGAGAGTAGTTGCCAGCTGTTGTGAAATATTTGGGTCTCTCATCACTGTAAGAAGATCTGGTTTTGAGCACTGGTACCTTACGGGGGAGCACCTTGAACTACATGGCCATGTTGCAGTGTATCGCCTTCccgtctcaaaagaaaaaaaaaaaagtgggaaattGGGCTGGGAAGGCTACTGTGGTATTTCACGTGCCTAAGGTCTTGTGTTCATTCCCTGACGCTGCATTTTTTAAAGTTGGGTTGGGAGATACTGCAGTGGTTGAAATGGGCAAAGAGGTGGTAGTTGAAATGAAGAGTATCAAACAGTTGTCATGTTTTAAGCTAAAAGGCAATAATATATGCTGTCTGATTGAAAAGACTTGAAAGATTAGATTCTTGATGAGAATACATGGGTGGTACCAGTTCTAAGAGCGGGGGAAGGGAAGATTTAGGATGAATTATCAAGAGTTTTTGTTTTAGACATGTTAGTTTTGAGACACGTGCTAGGTATTTAGGTAAATAGGTGTAAAGATCTCAAAGGTACAAACTGAGGATATATGTATAGGTGACACCTACACCTATGACAATTTCTGAatatccttccctttttttccctcttctctctttgcatcttgatggaactgaagttcagagccctttggacatcttctcctaacatttctccctctcttggggtagagaccaaaattctttagggaatgaatgcagaaggtaggaaggagttctggcttctgttaattgcttctccattgaacttGGGTATCAGTAGCtctgatcatttttttcttttttctttctttttctttttcttttttttttttttttttttacctccagagttatcactgggactcagtgcttgcactatgaatccactgctcctagtggccttttattggataggacagagagatattgagagggatggggagatagagaggaagagagatacctgcagacctgcttcacaaattgtgaagtgacaccccccccccctttaggtgaggagtcttgaactgggatctttgtgctttgtactgtgccAGTTCTCAActgtagtgttttttttgttgttgttttttttaaccaaagcactgctcagctctggcttatggtggtgagggggattgaacctaggactttggagcctcaggcatgaggctgatcattatgctatctaccccccgctCGTGTTAGTTGTTTTTCTAATCTAATGTGCTTATTTTATTCTCCCTATCACCGCCTTGTGTACACATAGGGCAGGGACCCCTCTACTTATCTTCACATCTAAGAAAACCAGTTCtactttgttgtttttaatgattCCCTCTTGCTCCCACAGAATTgtaatttgacattatttgtgaccttgcttttttattaaatcaattttttttttcttccacttagCATGGAGGATGAAAAGGAAGACAGTAAAGCAATACCTCCAGAATGTGCCATCAAGGTATTTAAAACAACCCTTAATGAGTTTAAGAACCGTGACAAATACATTAAAGATGATTTCAGGTTTAAAGATCGCTTCAGTAAACTAAATCCACGTAAGATCATCCGCATGTGGGCAGAAAAAGAAATGCACAACCTCACAAGGTAAAGAAAATCATCATGCTTGAAATCATCTCAGGTGATGCTATTAGGTCTACTAGAAAGGCCAATATAATAAAATCCATGCTTTCTTTTAAACTCATCTATAGATATtatgaaaaaaattatgaaaagtcTTGTAATGCTAGTATCTACTGAGACTTTGTAGGAAAATATTTCCATATATGTAACATCTTTGGATGAATTTTTTTGTTCATCaggaaaattttaaagaaattaagtcATTTTCTGACTAAGACATTTTGCCATATATctaaatgctttcttcttctcctcctccttctccgtcttcttcttcttcttatgaggcttgtaacttttttctttctttcagaaaaaaatcTGTTATATGTGATGTTTGATATTTTGGTGAGGACAGGATTTACGGGGCAAATTGCATTTAACTTTATTGAACTCAATTTTCTAAGCAGTTTATTTAATCAGTGAATTCTTTTAGTGGTTTTTttagatgtttattttatttagatgttTATTTCCAGCAACAATTTTCCTTATTTATCATTTGCAAAATTCTTCTATCAATACATAGTTGAGCTGCTAAGTAGAATAATAAATCATTTTTCTATACCTCTGTGGTCTCATCACTATCTTCCTTGAAATTCTTCAACTGTTCCCATAGTCTTTACTATAAAACCCTAAGTCCTTTTGTGACATGGAGCTTGCCTAGCTTTGTAGTATCACCTATAGATCTCTTCCTCCTACTAGAAATGAGCTGTGTGGATTTATTCACATTTTCCCAAATGGACTTGCTCTTTAACACCTCTGTGCAGTTCAGCAAGCCCTTACAGCACTCCCCTAGCACTATCTtaatctggctaattctgttggCCCATTTCTTCTAATATGCCTTCCCTGATAGACTAAGTGTAGCCATAGCTACATACATAGCCCACCCCTGCCAATGTATATACCATTCTGCATTGTTCTCTCCTGACCTATCTGTGGTTTTCCCCAGTCCCTGGTTTTCATGATGACAGAGACTGTGTCTAACTGTCTCTGAATTCCCACATCTCCACAGTAGATATAATGCCTTCTTTTGTTAGACCCATGTCAGATATATTTGTTGCTGAATAGAGAATGTTGTCCTCCTGCTGAACTTTATATTCTTAATCATATGTTTCTATATAGGATGCAGAGAGCTGGAATTCCCTGTCCAACAGTTGTACTGCTCAAGAAACACATTTTAGTCATGTCTTTTATTGGCCACGATCAAGTCCCAGCCCCTAAATTAAAAGAAGTAAAGCTTAATagtgaagaaatgaaagaagcctACTGTCAGACTCTTCATGTAAGTATTACTTCCAAAACTGActttaaatagtttaaaaatatttctgctaaacttaaaaaaaaaaacacctaaaatagTACTGTTTTATGCTGATATAAAAGTACAACTAAAATTATGAAGAAATATTAACATGAAGAAGTTGTATTTGGCGCTACGCAATGTTACacttagttgagcatacatgttgcaaagcacagggacccggtttcaagcctctgttccccatgatcagtgaagcagtactgtagatgtctccctcactatctgcccctgccctctcaatttctctgtctctatacaataaaaaaataaacaaaattttttttttaaagaattgtctGAATAGCAAAGTGTGTGTTAAATAGTTCAGTCACACacgagttgagcacacatgttacaatgtactaggacccaggttcaaacccccactccccacctgtagtgggaaagcttaatgagtgatgaagtaggtctgtaaggtgtctttctctgttttccccgccctttcagtttctctctatcctatcaaataaaaagaaaaaggggggtcgggcagtagcacagcgggttaagtggacgTGGCATGAATAAcagggaccggctaaggatcccggtttgagccctcggctccccacctacaggggaattgtttcacaagcagtgaagcaggtctgcaggtgtctatctcttcccccctctgtcttcccctcctctctccatttctctctttcctatgcagtaataacaaaaatgataaacaacaaggacaacaaaagggaaaaaatggcctccaggagcagtggatttgattcatagtacaggcaccgagccccagcaataaccctcgaagggaaaaaaaactgatCCACTACATTTTtcctctatattattattattattttattaattttcctccaggattatcactggggtttggtgcctgtagtatgaatccactgctcctggaagccattttctccattttattggatgggatggagagaaattgagagagaaagggaagatagagagggaaagacagaacacCTGCtgactgcttcactccttgtgaagtgacctctacctccccagcaggtggggttgtaggggctcaaaccttctTTATTGAGCAAGCCTTTGTGCTTCCTACTTATTATGTggctaacccagtgcaccaccacatgcctcCCCCcatctttgttatttatttatttatttatttagcctccagggtaaATAtagtacgaatccactactcttggaggctactttttccatattgctgctgttggataggacaaagagaaatttagaaaggagggaaaaataaagagggggagagaaagatagacacctgcagatgtgctttactgcttgtgacatgacttcccctataggtggggagccaggagatcgaactcggatccttgctccggtccttatgcttcgtactatAAGTACTTAACTGGCCAGACGccagcttatttatttttatgggcaAGAAATACAGAGGGGAAGGGACTGAATCAGGGACTTGTAGGACCTCAGACATAGAGTCCTGTGTTCTATCATGGTTGTAAAGCAgtgtgatgggggaggggagtaatggcacacctggtcgaacaTATGTggtaccatgcacgaggacctgcatttgagcccctgctctccacctgcaggggggatgcttcataagtggtgaagcaggtctgcaggtgtcttatctttttagctccccacccccgccttgaatttctctgtcctatcagaaatcaaaataggaaaaaaaaagtggcgggcagaagcaagcactgagcccca is a genomic window of Erinaceus europaeus chromosome 15, mEriEur2.1, whole genome shotgun sequence containing:
- the RIOK3 gene encoding serine/threonine-protein kinase RIO3 isoform X2 translates to MSEELAKELQLQEEAAAFPEVVVAEGPFITGENIDTSSDLMLAQMLQMEFDREYDAQLRREEKKFNGDSKVSISFENYRKVHPYEDSDSSEDEVDWQDTRDDPYRPAKPVPTPKKGFIGKGKDITTKHDEVVCGRKNTARMENFAPGFQVGDGIGMDLKLSNHVFNALKQHAYSEQRRSARLHEKKEHSTAEKAVDPKTRLLMYKMVNSGMLETITGCISTGKESVVFHAYGGSMEDEKEDSKAIPPECAIKVFKTTLNEFKNRDKYIKDDFRFKDRFSKLNPRKIIRMWAEKEMHNLTRMQRAGIPCPTVVLLKKHILVMSFIGHDQVPAPKLKEVKLNSEEMKEAYCQTLHLMQQLYHECTLVHADLSEYNMLWHAGKVWLIDVSQSVEPTHPHGLEFLFRDCRNVSQFFQKGGVKEALNERELFNAVSGLNISADSEADFLAEIEALEKMNEDHVQKNGRKAASFLKDDGGPPVLHDE
- the RIOK3 gene encoding serine/threonine-protein kinase RIO3 isoform X1 → MDLVGVASPEAGRAAAWEPRKCPWATPPNTISCSLTDVMSEELAKELQLQEEAAAFPEVVVAEGPFITGENIDTSSDLMLAQMLQMEFDREYDAQLRREEKKFNGDSKVSISFENYRKVHPYEDSDSSEDEVDWQDTRDDPYRPAKPVPTPKKGFIGKGKDITTKHDEVVCGRKNTARMENFAPGFQVGDGIGMDLKLSNHVFNALKQHAYSEQRRSARLHEKKEHSTAEKAVDPKTRLLMYKMVNSGMLETITGCISTGKESVVFHAYGGSMEDEKEDSKAIPPECAIKVFKTTLNEFKNRDKYIKDDFRFKDRFSKLNPRKIIRMWAEKEMHNLTRMQRAGIPCPTVVLLKKHILVMSFIGHDQVPAPKLKEVKLNSEEMKEAYCQTLHLMQQLYHECTLVHADLSEYNMLWHAGKVWLIDVSQSVEPTHPHGLEFLFRDCRNVSQFFQKGGVKEALNERELFNAVSGLNISADSEADFLAEIEALEKMNEDHVQKNGRKAASFLKDDGGPPVLHDE